GCGGCGCGGAAGGTGTCGCCCGCGGCGAGCGTCAGCCTCTTGCCCTCGCTGCGCCACTGGGCGGCGAGCTTGCCGATGGTGGTTGTCTTGCCCGAGCCGTTCACGCCCACCATCAGCACCACGAAAGGCTTCTGGCCGGCGTCCGGCACGAAGGGCTTCGCGACGGGGCCAAGGATCTCCTCCACCTCCGAGGCAATCAGGCCCTTCACCTCGTCGGGGGCAATCATCTTGTCGTGCCGGCCCTTGCCCACCGCCTCGACGATGCGGGCGGCGGTGGCGGTGCCGAGGTCGGCGCGGATCAGCAGATCCTCCAGCTCCTCCAGCGTCTCGGCATCGAGCTTGCGCTTGGTGACGAGGTCCGTGATCCCCTGGGTGAGGGAAGTGGCCGTGCGCGCGAGACCGGAGGTCAGGCGGCGCCAGAAGCCGGGTTTTTCGGGGGGAGAGGTCTCGCTCATGCGGCCACCAGACGCGCGCCGTCGTGCCCGGCGATGCGCAGATCGATCACGGCGCCGGGCTGCGCCGCCCGGTGCAGGCGCACCGGCGTGAAATAGGGGGTGCGACCGATGCCGCCGCGCTCCACGAGCACGGGATGGCGGCGGCCGATCTCGGCGGCCAGATGCCGCCGCAGCGCCTCCTCGCCCTTCTCCCGCAGGCGGCGGGCGCGGGCATCCACCACGTCGCCCGGCACCGGCGGCATGCGCGCGGCGGGCGTGCCGGCGCGGGCGGAGAAGGGAAAGACGTGGAGGAAGCTCAGGCCGCACGCGTCCACGATGGAGAGCGAGTTGCGGAACATGGCTTCCGTCTCGGTGGGAAAGCCGGCAATGAGGTCCGCGCCCAGCACGAGATCCGGCCGCAGGCGGCGCATCTCTTCCACGAGCGCGATCACCTGCGCCCGCGAATGGCGGCGCTTCATGCGCTTCAGGATCATGTCGTCGCCCGATTGCAGCGAGAGATGCAGATGCGGCATCAGCCGCTCCTCTTCCGCCAGCGCGCGCAGGAGGTCGGCATCCGCCTCCACGCTGTCGATGGAGGAGAGGCGCAGGCGCTCCAGCTCCGGCACCTGCCGCAGAATGGCGCGCACCAGCCGCCCGAGAGTCGGCGCGCCGGGCAGGTCCGCACCATAGGAGGTGAGGTCGACGCCCGTGAGCACCACTTCCTTCTGCCCGCCTTCGGCCAGCGCGCGGATGTGGGCCACCACGTCGCCCATGGGCACCGAGCGGGAGGCGCCCCGACCATAGGGGATGATGCAGAAGGTGCAGCGGTGGTCGCAGCCGTTCTGCACCTGCACGAAGGCGCGGGTGCGCCCGTCCATGCCGTCCACCATGTGGAGGGCGGTCTCGCGCACGGCGAAGATGTCGTCCACCTTCACCTTTTCCTCGGCGCTGACGCCGAAATCGAAGGCGGCGCGGGCCTCGGCCCAGGTCTCAACTGCGCCCTTGGCGCCGTTCCCCACCACGCGGTCCACTTCCGGCATGGTGGCGAAGGTCTGGGGCTCGGTCTGGGCGGCGCAGCCGGTGACAACGACCTTCAGCGCCGGATCGGCCCGCTTGAGGCGGCGGATGCTCTGGCGGGCCTGGCGCACCGCTTCCGCCGTGACGGCGCAGGAATTGACGATCACGGTGCGGGTGAGGCCGGCGGCGGTGGCGGCGCGCTGGATCTCGGCGCCGTCGAGCGTGTTCAGCCGGCAGCCGAAGGTGACGACCTCGACGCCTTCCGTCTCCCGCGCGCCCGCCTGCCCCATGCTCAGGCGGCCTCGGTGATCATGTCGGAGGTGAGCGTGCCGGTGAATTCCAGCGCCACCGGGCCGGTCATCAGCACGTGGCCGTCGCTGGCGCGCCAGTCGATCACGAGGTCGCCGCCGGGCAGCGTTACGCGCACCTTGCGACCGGTCCGGCCGGTGCGG
The Azorhizobium caulinodans ORS 571 genome window above contains:
- the mtaB gene encoding tRNA (N(6)-L-threonylcarbamoyladenosine(37)-C(2))-methylthiotransferase MtaB, which gives rise to MGQAGARETEGVEVVTFGCRLNTLDGAEIQRAATAAGLTRTVIVNSCAVTAEAVRQARQSIRRLKRADPALKVVVTGCAAQTEPQTFATMPEVDRVVGNGAKGAVETWAEARAAFDFGVSAEEKVKVDDIFAVRETALHMVDGMDGRTRAFVQVQNGCDHRCTFCIIPYGRGASRSVPMGDVVAHIRALAEGGQKEVVLTGVDLTSYGADLPGAPTLGRLVRAILRQVPELERLRLSSIDSVEADADLLRALAEEERLMPHLHLSLQSGDDMILKRMKRRHSRAQVIALVEEMRRLRPDLVLGADLIAGFPTETEAMFRNSLSIVDACGLSFLHVFPFSARAGTPAARMPPVPGDVVDARARRLREKGEEALRRHLAAEIGRRHPVLVERGGIGRTPYFTPVRLHRAAQPGAVIDLRIAGHDGARLVAA